The following are from one region of the Streptomyces tuirus genome:
- a CDS encoding aldo/keto reductase, whose translation MDERTFDRSDQHASVIGLGTWQLGADWGDVDDKEALAVLETAAESGVTFFDTADVYGDGRSEQTIATFLSGRPDLHVMVATKMGRRVDQIPANYVLDNFRAWNDRSRRNLGIDRIDLVQLHCPPTPVYSTDEVFDALDTLVEEERVAAYGVSVETCEEALTAIARPHVASVQIILNPFRMKPLREVLPAAREAGVGIIARVPLASGLLSGKYTRDTVFPENDHRTYNRHGEAFDQGETFSGVDYATGVEAAAEFAALAPEGYTPAQLALRWIVEQPGVTTVIPGARSPEQARANAAAARLPQLPGETLTAIRDLYDRRIKDQVESRW comes from the coding sequence ATGGACGAGCGCACATTCGACAGGTCGGACCAGCACGCCTCCGTCATCGGTCTGGGCACCTGGCAGCTGGGGGCCGACTGGGGAGACGTCGACGACAAGGAAGCCCTCGCGGTACTGGAGACGGCGGCCGAGTCCGGGGTGACCTTCTTCGACACCGCCGACGTGTACGGCGACGGCCGCAGCGAGCAGACCATCGCCACGTTCCTCAGCGGCCGCCCGGACCTGCACGTCATGGTCGCCACGAAGATGGGCCGCCGGGTCGACCAGATCCCCGCCAACTACGTGCTCGACAACTTCCGCGCCTGGAACGACCGCTCCCGGCGCAACCTCGGCATCGACCGCATCGACCTGGTGCAGCTGCACTGCCCGCCGACGCCCGTCTACTCCACGGACGAGGTGTTCGACGCGCTCGACACCCTCGTCGAGGAGGAGCGCGTCGCCGCCTACGGCGTCAGCGTCGAGACCTGCGAGGAGGCGCTGACCGCCATCGCCCGGCCCCATGTGGCGAGCGTGCAGATCATCCTGAACCCGTTCCGCATGAAGCCGCTGCGCGAAGTGCTCCCGGCCGCGCGCGAGGCGGGCGTCGGCATCATCGCCCGCGTTCCGCTGGCCTCCGGCCTGCTGTCGGGCAAGTACACCCGGGACACCGTCTTCCCGGAGAACGACCACCGCACCTACAACCGGCACGGCGAGGCCTTCGACCAGGGCGAGACCTTCTCCGGCGTCGACTACGCCACCGGCGTCGAGGCCGCCGCCGAGTTCGCGGCGCTCGCCCCCGAGGGATACACCCCGGCCCAGCTTGCCCTGCGCTGGATCGTCGAGCAGCCCGGCGTCACGACCGTGATCCCCGGCGCGCGCTCACCCGAACAGGCCCGGGCCAACGCGGCCGCCGCCCGCCTCCCGCAGCTGCCCGGCGAGACGCTGACGGCGATCCGCGACCTGTACGACCGGCGCATCAAGGACCAGGTCGAATCCCGCTGGTGA
- a CDS encoding TetR/AcrR family transcriptional regulator, with protein sequence MSAVSTPHDTPTPARRDAESTRAAILKAARHLLARHAHGDITLKAVADRAGVSPPLILKYFGNKDTLFARVMSFETDADALLAAPLDDLGPHMVRHVLVSQSEQGADPLLRIVFAPLHGEQGDILRANFRTQVTDRLTARLTGPDAGLRAELAVATLLGLGVMYGIARGTAVRAQAVDALVDRYAPAVQTYLTP encoded by the coding sequence ATGAGTGCCGTGAGCACTCCACACGACACGCCCACACCCGCCCGCCGGGACGCCGAGTCGACCAGGGCGGCCATCCTGAAAGCGGCCCGCCATCTGCTGGCCCGGCACGCGCACGGCGACATCACCCTCAAGGCCGTCGCCGACCGCGCCGGGGTGAGCCCGCCGCTGATCCTCAAGTACTTCGGCAACAAGGACACGCTGTTCGCCCGGGTCATGTCGTTCGAGACCGACGCCGACGCCCTGCTGGCAGCGCCCCTGGACGACCTCGGCCCCCACATGGTCCGGCACGTGCTGGTCAGCCAGTCCGAGCAGGGCGCCGACCCGCTGCTGCGGATCGTCTTCGCGCCGCTGCACGGAGAGCAGGGCGACATCCTGCGCGCCAACTTCCGCACCCAGGTCACCGACCGGCTCACCGCCCGGCTCACCGGCCCGGACGCGGGCCTGCGCGCCGAACTCGCCGTCGCCACCCTGCTCGGCCTCGGCGTCATGTACGGCATCGCGCGCGGCACCGCGGTGCGGGCGCAGGCCGTCGACGCCCTGGTGGACCGCTACGCCCCGGCCGTGCAGACGTACCTGACGCCCTGA
- a CDS encoding ribonuclease H family protein, protein MIERMRERVVAACDGASKGNPGPAGWAWVVADASETPQRWEAGPLGKATNNVAELTALERLLAATEPDVPLEIRMDSQYAMKAVTTWLPGWKRNGWKTAAGKPVANQDLVVRIDELLDGRSVEFRYVPAHQVDGDRLNDFADRAASQAATVQEAAGSGLGSPEPPPSPDTPVKAPRSRPRGGAARGAKTAGGKGSARTIKAKFPGRCQCGRSYAAGEPIAKNDSGWGHPECRTGATV, encoded by the coding sequence ATGATCGAGCGCATGCGTGAACGTGTAGTGGCCGCGTGTGACGGGGCTTCGAAGGGAAATCCCGGGCCCGCCGGCTGGGCCTGGGTCGTCGCCGACGCTTCCGAGACGCCGCAGCGGTGGGAGGCGGGGCCGCTCGGCAAGGCCACCAACAACGTCGCCGAACTCACCGCGCTGGAGCGCCTGCTGGCGGCGACCGAACCGGACGTGCCGCTCGAGATCCGCATGGACTCGCAGTACGCGATGAAGGCCGTCACCACCTGGCTGCCCGGCTGGAAGCGCAACGGCTGGAAGACCGCTGCCGGCAAACCGGTCGCCAACCAGGACCTCGTCGTGCGCATCGACGAACTCCTCGACGGCCGCTCGGTCGAGTTCCGGTACGTCCCGGCCCACCAGGTCGACGGCGACCGGCTCAACGACTTCGCCGACCGCGCCGCCAGCCAGGCCGCCACGGTCCAGGAGGCCGCGGGCAGCGGCCTCGGCTCCCCCGAGCCGCCGCCCTCCCCGGACACCCCGGTCAAGGCCCCGCGGTCGCGCCCGCGTGGCGGAGCCGCCCGCGGCGCCAAGACCGCGGGCGGGAAGGGCTCCGCGCGCACCATCAAGGCGAAGTTCCCCGGCCGGTGCCAGTGCGGCCGCTCCTACGCGGCCGGCGAGCCCATCGCCAAGAACGACAGCGGCTGGGGCCACCCGGAGTGCCGCACGGGCGCGACCGTCTGA
- a CDS encoding FAD-dependent monooxygenase has product MFVKVACVGGGPAGLYLSILLKRQDPSHDVTVHERDPEGSTYGWGVTYWRHLLDRLREQDPESADVLDADSVRWSDGVAHVRDLTTRHSGDQGHGIGRHRLLEILATRARDLGVRLEYEREITPGDLPSGTDLIVAADGVRSALRTRHASHFGSRLTPGRNHYVWLGTTKVFDAFTFAFVETGHGWIWCYGYGYGPDRSTCVVECAPGTWTGLGLDRASEADGRALLEKLFADVLDGHPLLGRPGGTPWQTFRTLTNDRWHHGNLVLLGDAAHTTHYSIGAGTTLALEDAIALAAALREHPGLPQALAHYERERKAALLPVQSAARYSAQWYENLPRYMHLPPERMFALLGQRHSPLLPYIPPQLYYRLDRAAGQLEPLRRFKRWLGPKLAGTVHARSLASRE; this is encoded by the coding sequence GTGTTCGTGAAGGTCGCCTGTGTCGGCGGCGGGCCCGCCGGTCTGTATCTCTCGATCCTGCTCAAGCGGCAGGACCCGTCCCACGACGTCACCGTCCACGAACGCGATCCGGAGGGTTCCACCTACGGCTGGGGCGTGACGTACTGGCGCCATCTGCTCGACCGGCTCCGCGAGCAGGATCCGGAGTCGGCGGACGTCCTCGACGCCGACTCGGTCCGGTGGAGCGACGGTGTCGCCCACGTCCGCGACCTGACGACCCGGCACAGCGGCGACCAGGGCCACGGCATCGGCCGCCACCGGCTGCTGGAGATCCTCGCCACCCGGGCCCGCGACCTCGGGGTACGTCTGGAGTACGAGCGCGAGATCACCCCCGGCGACCTGCCCTCCGGCACCGATCTGATCGTCGCGGCCGACGGCGTCCGCAGCGCCCTGCGCACCCGCCACGCCTCGCACTTCGGCAGCCGCCTCACGCCCGGGCGCAACCACTACGTCTGGCTCGGCACCACCAAGGTCTTCGACGCCTTCACCTTCGCCTTCGTGGAAACCGGCCACGGCTGGATCTGGTGCTACGGCTACGGCTACGGCCCCGACCGCAGCACCTGCGTCGTCGAATGCGCGCCCGGGACCTGGACCGGACTCGGGCTCGACCGCGCGAGCGAGGCCGACGGCCGTGCCCTGCTGGAGAAGCTCTTCGCTGACGTCCTGGACGGACACCCCCTGCTGGGCCGCCCCGGCGGCACCCCGTGGCAGACCTTCCGCACCCTCACCAACGACAGGTGGCACCACGGCAACCTCGTCCTGCTCGGCGACGCCGCACACACCACCCACTACTCCATCGGCGCCGGCACCACCCTCGCCCTGGAGGACGCGATCGCCCTGGCCGCCGCGCTGCGCGAGCACCCCGGGCTCCCCCAGGCCCTCGCCCACTACGAGCGGGAACGCAAGGCGGCCCTCCTGCCCGTGCAGAGCGCGGCCCGCTACAGCGCCCAGTGGTACGAGAACCTGCCGCGCTATATGCACCTGCCGCCGGAGCGCATGTTCGCCCTGCTCGGCCAGCGCCACTCGCCGCTGCTGCCCTACATCCCGCCCCAGCTGTACTACCGGCTCGACCGGGCGGCCGGGCAACTGGAACCGCTGCGGCGGTTCAAGCGCTGGCTGGGGCCGAAGCTCGCGGGAACCGTGCACGCGCGGTCGCTGGCCTCCCGGGAATAG
- a CDS encoding VOC family protein produces MAVQPEGTPCWADAMFSDLEGAKSFYGEVLGWTFAEASAEFGNYTEASVNGKAVAAVVPPMPGQEGLSQWCLYFASRDAAATAARIRDHGGEVLMEPMQVADFGTMCLARSPDGVVFGVWQAGTHEGFQAMGEPGAYTWAEVFTREPEKSDAFFPAVFSYRQRDMRDGEMDFRIYDLGDRTVLGRMKMGEEFPPEVQPYINVYFGVEDCDEAVARAGKLGGVLRFGPMTTPFGRFAAISDPQGANFSVIDTATTEGEMPKLTDVA; encoded by the coding sequence ATGGCCGTGCAACCTGAAGGAACCCCGTGCTGGGCCGACGCGATGTTCAGTGACCTCGAAGGGGCCAAGAGCTTCTACGGCGAGGTCCTCGGCTGGACCTTCGCCGAGGCGTCCGCGGAGTTCGGCAACTACACGGAGGCCTCCGTGAACGGCAAGGCGGTCGCCGCCGTCGTCCCGCCCATGCCCGGCCAGGAGGGCCTGTCGCAGTGGTGCCTCTACTTCGCGTCCCGGGACGCCGCCGCCACCGCTGCCAGGATCCGTGATCACGGCGGCGAGGTGCTGATGGAGCCGATGCAGGTCGCCGACTTCGGCACCATGTGCCTGGCCCGCAGCCCCGATGGCGTCGTCTTCGGCGTCTGGCAGGCGGGCACCCACGAGGGCTTCCAGGCGATGGGAGAGCCCGGCGCCTACACCTGGGCGGAGGTCTTCACCCGCGAGCCGGAGAAGTCCGACGCGTTCTTCCCCGCCGTCTTCTCCTACCGGCAGCGGGACATGCGGGACGGCGAGATGGACTTCCGGATCTACGACCTGGGCGACCGCACGGTGCTGGGCCGGATGAAGATGGGCGAGGAGTTCCCGCCCGAGGTGCAGCCGTACATCAACGTCTACTTCGGCGTCGAGGACTGCGACGAGGCCGTGGCGAGGGCCGGCAAACTCGGCGGCGTGCTGCGGTTCGGCCCGATGACCACCCCCTTCGGCCGGTTCGCGGCGATCAGCGACCCGCAAGGGGCGAACTTCTCGGTGATCGACACCGCGACGACCGAGGGCGAGATGCCGAAGCTGACCGACGTGGCGTAG
- a CDS encoding SsgA family sporulation/cell division regulator, translated as MNSFVHKTLVVQLQAGDTDRFSVLAHLSYDAADPFAVTVVFSHDGRVLARWQLDREMLGDALRRPVGVGDVRMRPVSRGMWQELRLEFLGDARADGGRHHAVVFGWAPGFAAFLRETYEVVRPGSEEVHVDDFLAGVLAGG; from the coding sequence GTGAACTCGTTCGTCCACAAGACCCTGGTGGTGCAGCTCCAGGCGGGCGACACGGACCGTTTCTCCGTGCTCGCCCACCTGAGTTACGACGCCGCGGACCCGTTCGCCGTCACCGTGGTCTTCAGCCATGACGGCCGTGTTCTCGCCCGGTGGCAGCTGGACCGGGAGATGCTCGGTGACGCGCTGCGGCGTCCGGTCGGGGTGGGGGACGTGCGGATGCGCCCGGTGTCCCGCGGGATGTGGCAGGAGCTGCGCCTGGAGTTCCTCGGCGACGCCCGCGCCGACGGCGGGCGCCACCACGCCGTGGTGTTCGGCTGGGCGCCCGGGTTCGCGGCGTTCCTTCGCGAGACCTACGAGGTGGTGCGGCCGGGCAGCGAGGAGGTCCATGTGGACGACTTCCTGGCGGGCGTGCTCGCCGGGGGCTGA
- the melC1 gene encoding apotyrosinase chaperone MelC1 has protein sequence MPELSRRSALTAAAVLAAGAGTLPAVVPASAAGHHDSPGAFDEVYKGRRIQGRPATGSGHHGHHGGGYAVFVDGVELHVMRNADGSWISVVSHYDPVATPRAAARAAVDELQGAPLLPFPAN, from the coding sequence ATGCCGGAACTCAGCCGTCGCAGCGCGCTCACCGCCGCAGCCGTCCTCGCCGCCGGCGCGGGGACGTTGCCGGCCGTCGTCCCGGCCTCGGCCGCCGGGCACCACGACTCCCCCGGGGCCTTCGACGAGGTCTACAAGGGGCGCCGGATACAGGGCCGTCCGGCCACCGGGTCCGGTCACCACGGGCACCACGGCGGGGGTTACGCGGTGTTCGTCGACGGGGTCGAGCTGCATGTGATGCGCAACGCCGACGGCAGCTGGATCAGCGTCGTCAGCCACTACGACCCGGTGGCCACCCCGCGCGCCGCCGCCCGCGCCGCGGTGGACGAGCTGCAGGGCGCGCCCCTGCTGCCCTTCCCCGCCAACTGA
- the melC2 gene encoding tyrosinase MelC2, giving the protein MAVRKNQSTLTADEKRRFVAALLELKRSGRYDAFVTTHNAFIVSDTDNGERTGHRSPSFLPWHRRFLLEFERALQSVDASVSLPYWDWTVDRTPRASLWAPDFLGGTGRERDGRVTDGAFSASGGDWPINVRVDSRTFLRRSLGSGTRELPTRADVESVLSMSTYDMAPWNSGSDGFRNHLEGWRGVNLHNRVHVWVGGQMATGVSPNDPVFWLHHAYIDKLWAEWQRRHPGSGYLPAAGTPNVIDLDETMRPWHDMTPADLLDHTPHYTFDV; this is encoded by the coding sequence ATGGCTGTCCGCAAGAACCAGTCCACCCTGACCGCCGACGAGAAGCGGCGTTTCGTCGCCGCGCTGCTGGAGCTGAAGCGCAGCGGCCGCTACGACGCGTTCGTCACGACGCACAACGCGTTCATCGTCTCCGACACCGACAACGGCGAGCGGACCGGGCACCGCTCACCGTCCTTCCTGCCCTGGCACCGAAGATTCCTCCTGGAGTTCGAGCGGGCGCTGCAGTCGGTGGACGCGTCGGTGTCGCTGCCGTACTGGGACTGGACCGTCGACCGTACGCCACGCGCCTCGCTGTGGGCGCCCGACTTCCTCGGCGGCACCGGGCGGGAGCGGGACGGCCGGGTGACGGACGGGGCGTTCTCCGCGTCCGGCGGCGACTGGCCGATCAACGTGCGGGTCGACAGCCGTACGTTCCTGCGGCGCTCCCTCGGTTCCGGGACGCGCGAGCTGCCGACGCGGGCCGACGTCGAGTCGGTGCTGTCGATGTCCACGTACGACATGGCGCCCTGGAACAGCGGCTCGGACGGCTTCCGCAACCACCTCGAGGGGTGGCGGGGCGTCAACCTGCACAACCGCGTCCATGTCTGGGTCGGCGGGCAGATGGCCACCGGGGTGTCCCCCAACGACCCGGTGTTCTGGCTGCATCACGCCTACATAGACAAGCTGTGGGCCGAGTGGCAGCGCCGGCACCCCGGCTCCGGCTATCTGCCGGCCGCGGGCACGCCGAACGTGATCGACCTCGACGAGACGATGCGGCCGTGGCACGACATGACCCCTGCGGACCTGCTGGACCACACACCGCACTACACGTTCGACGTCTGA
- a CDS encoding cholesterol oxidase substrate-binding domain-containing protein, whose protein sequence is MTTGATNNHPSAASAWTRRGFLLTAAALAVVPGLPADPAVAAEELPDFPADVALYRSAYRNWVGEITADGLWACAPGSPEQLVDVVNWAWRQGWRVRARGASHGWSPLTVTEGTPTGAPVLLVDTAPHLTGLALDSPTAVRAGTGVTSEALLTFLEEHGLGVTAAPAPGVLTLGGALAVDAHGTAVPARGERRLPGHTYGSLSNLVLSLTAVVWDARAGAYVLRTFHRDEADCAALLTHLGRALVTEVVLRVGANTDLRCVSRTDIPAGELFAAPGSGGGRTFASYLDAAGRVEAIWFAFTEHPWLKVWSVSPTRPLTSRKVTRPYNYPFSDNIPGPVAELVGRMTSDAAWYLAPLLGTAQYEAAALGLVTTLSADLWGPSKNTLLYLRPTTLRVHANGYAVLTSRDRVQRVVSEFAAFYRERLTAYAARGSFPVNGSVEIRVTGVDDPGDTGVAGARPPLLSALRPPEDHPGWDTAVWLDILTLPGTPDAEAFLREIERFLLGTFDGGFALTRVEWSKGWAYTDDGVWDDEEVLGGVVPDAVGRDAWAEADAALDRLDPHRVYGNAFLDRLFG, encoded by the coding sequence GTGACCACTGGTGCAACGAACAACCACCCGTCGGCCGCCTCCGCTTGGACCCGCAGGGGCTTCCTCCTCACGGCCGCCGCGCTGGCCGTGGTGCCCGGCCTGCCGGCGGATCCGGCGGTCGCGGCCGAGGAGTTGCCGGACTTCCCGGCGGACGTCGCGCTGTACCGCTCGGCCTACCGGAACTGGGTCGGCGAGATCACCGCCGACGGCCTGTGGGCCTGTGCGCCGGGCAGCCCGGAGCAGTTGGTGGACGTCGTCAACTGGGCGTGGCGGCAGGGGTGGCGGGTGCGCGCCCGGGGCGCCTCGCACGGCTGGTCGCCCCTGACGGTGACGGAGGGGACGCCGACCGGCGCGCCGGTCCTCCTCGTCGACACCGCGCCCCACCTCACCGGTCTGGCCCTGGACTCCCCCACCGCCGTACGCGCGGGTACCGGCGTGACCTCGGAAGCTCTGCTGACCTTCCTGGAGGAGCACGGCCTCGGCGTCACGGCGGCCCCCGCGCCCGGCGTGCTGACCCTGGGGGGCGCCCTCGCGGTCGACGCGCACGGCACCGCCGTCCCCGCGCGGGGCGAGCGGCGGCTGCCCGGGCACACGTACGGCTCGCTCAGCAATCTGGTCCTGTCCCTGACGGCGGTCGTGTGGGACGCCCGGGCCGGCGCGTACGTGCTGCGCACCTTCCACCGTGACGAGGCGGACTGCGCCGCGCTGCTGACCCATCTCGGGCGGGCCCTGGTGACCGAGGTGGTGCTGCGGGTGGGCGCGAACACCGACCTCAGGTGCGTGAGCCGTACGGACATCCCGGCCGGGGAGCTGTTCGCCGCGCCCGGCTCGGGCGGCGGGCGGACGTTCGCGAGCTACCTGGACGCGGCGGGGCGGGTCGAGGCGATCTGGTTCGCCTTCACCGAGCACCCCTGGCTGAAGGTGTGGAGCGTCTCCCCCACCCGGCCGCTGACCTCGCGGAAGGTGACACGGCCGTACAACTACCCGTTCTCGGACAACATCCCGGGGCCGGTGGCGGAGCTGGTCGGCCGGATGACGTCGGACGCGGCCTGGTACCTGGCGCCGCTGCTCGGCACCGCGCAGTACGAGGCCGCCGCGCTGGGGCTGGTGACGACCCTGTCCGCCGACCTCTGGGGGCCGTCCAAGAACACGCTGCTGTATCTGAGGCCGACCACGCTGCGGGTGCACGCCAACGGCTACGCGGTCCTCACCTCCCGGGACCGGGTGCAGCGGGTCGTCTCCGAATTCGCCGCGTTCTACCGGGAGCGGCTGACGGCCTACGCGGCCCGGGGGAGCTTCCCGGTCAACGGCTCGGTGGAGATCCGGGTGACCGGCGTGGACGACCCGGGTGACACAGGGGTGGCCGGGGCCCGTCCGCCGCTGCTGTCGGCGCTCCGGCCGCCCGAGGACCACCCCGGGTGGGACACGGCCGTGTGGCTGGACATCCTGACGCTGCCGGGCACACCGGACGCGGAGGCGTTCCTGCGGGAGATCGAGCGGTTCCTGCTGGGCACCTTCGACGGCGGGTTCGCGCTGACCCGGGTCGAGTGGTCCAAGGGGTGGGCGTACACGGACGACGGGGTGTGGGACGACGAGGAGGTGCTGGGCGGCGTCGTCCCGGACGCGGTCGGCCGGGACGCGTGGGCGGAGGCGGACGCGGCGCTGGACCGGCTCGATCCGCACCGCGTGTACGGCAACGCCTTCCTGGACCGGCTGTTCGGCTAG
- a CDS encoding SGNH/GDSL hydrolase family protein has product MRKPWVVGALLAGMLLGGCGDPASAPEEPAPAAPHASTTTHQRAPASPGPRPGKAPTVLYLGDSLAMEGQKVLGEELRRDLRAKYTGAPYSGTTLCDYLEGTADRSLVPAADKAAALVRRLRPDVVVLQFWGNSWGYTPCMDGITYDKSPARYFSRYDADARRLTEQIAAAGGGSRPRIVWVAQGPDPITPDRVRRVNALYEKRAAASGDLVADAGKAVSPAGGRYTWTRSLPCTAYERAHRGLCTQPGRDRTALHRDDDYLHFCLAPTTSRPKPCPVRSPGILRLAREVTKTVRQAAR; this is encoded by the coding sequence ATGCGCAAGCCGTGGGTCGTGGGAGCACTGCTGGCCGGGATGCTCCTCGGCGGGTGCGGGGATCCCGCGTCCGCACCCGAGGAGCCGGCACCGGCAGCGCCGCACGCGTCGACGACCACCCACCAGCGCGCCCCCGCCTCCCCCGGCCCGCGGCCGGGGAAGGCGCCGACGGTGCTGTACCTCGGCGACTCGCTGGCGATGGAGGGCCAGAAGGTCCTGGGCGAGGAGCTGCGCCGGGATCTGAGGGCGAAGTACACCGGCGCCCCGTACTCCGGCACCACCCTGTGCGACTACCTGGAGGGCACGGCCGACCGTTCCCTGGTCCCGGCCGCGGACAAGGCCGCCGCGCTGGTGCGCAGGCTGCGGCCCGACGTCGTGGTCCTGCAGTTCTGGGGGAACTCCTGGGGCTACACGCCGTGCATGGACGGCATCACCTACGACAAGTCCCCGGCCCGGTACTTCAGCCGCTACGACGCCGACGCCCGGCGGCTCACCGAGCAGATCGCCGCGGCCGGGGGCGGCAGCCGGCCGCGGATCGTCTGGGTGGCGCAGGGCCCGGATCCGATCACCCCCGACCGGGTCCGGCGTGTCAACGCGCTCTACGAGAAGCGGGCCGCCGCCTCGGGGGACCTGGTGGCGGACGCCGGGAAGGCGGTGAGCCCGGCCGGCGGCCGTTACACCTGGACGCGGTCCCTGCCGTGCACGGCCTACGAGCGTGCCCACCGCGGCCTGTGCACCCAGCCCGGCCGCGACCGCACCGCCCTGCACCGCGACGACGACTACCTGCACTTCTGTCTGGCGCCCACCACCAGCAGGCCGAAGCCCTGCCCGGTCCGCTCCCCGGGGATCCTGCGGCTGGCCCGGGAGGTCACCAAAACCGTTCGACAGGCGGCGCGTTGA